AGTTCACATTTCCATCGTACAAAAATGggtaaaatttgataaattgtttCTTTGTAGACCATCAGTGCTACCCCACTTTTGGGTGGCTTGAACTTGGGCAAAACACTCGGAGGTGTTGTAGGATCAGTTAACAATGTCGTCACCTCAGTTACCGATATTGTCAACAATTTGTCATGCACTCTTAATGGAATCGTTGCCAGCGTACAAGGAGTACTCGCCCAACTTAACGGTGTCGTTGAAAACGTTCTTGCCGTTGTCCAACAATTGCTTGCTGCTATCACCGCCGCTTTGGACCAAATCGTTGCCCAAATCCAAGGACTCACTCCACTCTGTGGTTGCGGTGGACTTACCGACGTTGTTGGTGGTCTCGTTGGCAATGTTGGAACCACTCTTAACGATGTTGTTGCCGCTGTTGGAGGAATCCTTGACAACGTCAATGGTGCTGTCGATGACCTCGTTGCCCAACTCGATGGTCTCCTCAACAACCTCCTTTGTGCCGTACAAGACCTTCTTGCCACAGTTGTAGCCGCCGTTGCCGAACTCCTCAGCCAAGTCAGCGCTGCCGTTGACCAA
The sequence above is a segment of the Bradysia coprophila strain Holo2 unplaced genomic scaffold, BU_Bcop_v1 contig_70, whole genome shotgun sequence genome. Coding sequences within it:
- the LOC119083759 gene encoding uncharacterized protein LOC119083759, translated to MKFIVCLAVLAVAGTISATPLLGGLNLGKTLGGVVGSVNNVVTSVTDIVNNLSCTLNGIVASVQGVLAQLNGVVENVLAVVQQLLAAITAALDQIVAQIQGLTPLCGCGGLTDVVGGLVGNVGTTLNDVVAAVGGILDNVNGAVDDLVAQLDGLLNNLLCAVQDLLATVVAAVAELLSQVSAAVDQALAELQLALRSVIQIVDETLAALLAQLQNSALGCALGGLFDQLSGVVSDLLAEVNCLADNIIDSVQDALVSLQATLNEVLATLQGSLGSLGLECSC